One Pleurocapsa sp. PCC 7327 DNA segment encodes these proteins:
- a CDS encoding O-antigen ligase, whose translation MSESRAEGRLLASLTACFYGLFTLLPDSHSLTVKWPWVAIWQIGLLCPVLWLLWQLWHWRRVRSLGNGLDWCVGLGIIGLLISSIFAQFPNQARWYGWWALCFLAALYALNNYLDNSDRRDRVLATLGYVGLFFVIISLSLWTTQTLMPELARLESLKQYGVNLPFDFSVLELRNWAPLGHQNYVAGYLMLILPLFAGLSILRVGWRRYLWLVAIGLGLLDLYSTSSRGGWLGLFALCLFGLGVLLFGSRIPKLWLATRGMATIALLLLLVFANNRLRTLIVAILQNPGGGELAYRLINAALGWQMGSDRPWTGIGIGGVPFAYQKYRPIWAGRESELAYQLHSTPVHLWAELGIWGIIPVLGAIALLVYWLVRHQLRQTPIAHGDRILLWSLYGGLLVYGMMSLTDYQLDNVAISGAIVIYLACIASIFKSQKSDLETRYLKSPQKSKFNFPFYVGFGILLTALIWLIPIHRAWQLSSQGFLALSQEKVEIFVDRLTRAHQLVPWEPYYLYQLGWNLGDLALRTNDPRQRQQLFNESIAWLQKGNTISPYQEFGYSNLGWLLLQSDPKAASQAFARAARLVPAKRGVMFGLGLSLLGQRKADLAIEAFSLEGLRDPLFITSPVWRSQGLQPIYSQVLDRMATRYQELLQKYSQSEEMNAYLHRSRGGLYWWQGNLKAARADWEAYKTPLSQTILALAEGKSPQAILSQPPSSPEMMLIQAWANPSQRANLLRQAWILATKTKLPAEIERNLLASMERSDRFDRWLKQDAPVWQYRRQRLGFGVLSRHIDGSIPTDFWIVADNIAMTTWFAELLTSPVYMPELDLALQPWQDAVIKEILP comes from the coding sequence ATGTCAGAATCTAGAGCTGAGGGACGGTTGTTAGCCTCACTAACAGCTTGCTTTTATGGACTTTTTACCTTACTGCCAGACAGTCACAGTTTAACGGTCAAATGGCCGTGGGTGGCTATCTGGCAGATCGGATTGCTGTGTCCGGTACTTTGGTTACTGTGGCAGCTTTGGCACTGGAGACGAGTGCGATCGCTGGGCAATGGCTTAGATTGGTGCGTCGGGTTGGGCATAATTGGCTTGCTAATTTCTAGCATTTTCGCCCAATTTCCGAACCAAGCGCGTTGGTATGGGTGGTGGGCGTTATGTTTTCTAGCGGCTTTATACGCTTTAAATAATTATTTAGATAATTCCGATCGCCGCGATCGCGTCCTAGCGACGCTAGGGTATGTGGGTTTGTTCTTTGTCATTATCAGCCTTAGCCTTTGGACGACGCAAACTTTAATGCCGGAATTAGCGCGTCTAGAGTCGCTTAAGCAATATGGCGTTAATTTGCCGTTTGATTTTTCGGTTCTGGAGTTACGCAACTGGGCACCCCTGGGACACCAAAACTATGTGGCTGGCTATTTGATGCTAATCTTACCCTTGTTCGCAGGGTTGAGTATTCTTCGTGTAGGATGGCGGCGCTATTTGTGGCTGGTAGCCATTGGTTTGGGTTTATTAGACCTCTACAGTACCAGTTCTAGGGGTGGATGGTTGGGATTATTTGCCCTTTGTTTGTTTGGTTTAGGGGTTTTATTATTCGGCAGTCGAATTCCCAAACTTTGGCTTGCTACGAGAGGAATGGCAACGATCGCCCTGCTGTTATTGCTTGTCTTTGCCAATAATCGCCTTCGCACCTTAATCGTGGCAATCCTCCAAAATCCAGGCGGAGGAGAACTTGCCTATCGCCTGATTAACGCTGCGCTGGGCTGGCAGATGGGCAGCGATCGCCCTTGGACGGGAATTGGGATAGGCGGCGTTCCTTTTGCCTATCAAAAATACCGTCCCATCTGGGCGGGACGAGAATCGGAGTTGGCTTATCAGTTGCATAGTACCCCGGTTCACCTCTGGGCGGAGTTGGGCATCTGGGGCATTATTCCCGTATTGGGCGCGATCGCGTTGCTCGTTTATTGGCTAGTCAGGCATCAGTTGCGTCAGACTCCCATAGCGCACGGCGATCGTATTCTCCTGTGGAGTCTCTATGGCGGATTACTCGTTTATGGAATGATGAGTCTAACGGATTACCAATTAGATAACGTTGCCATTAGCGGCGCGATCGTCATTTATCTAGCTTGCATTGCCTCGATATTTAAAAGTCAGAAGTCAGATTTAGAGACTCGATATCTCAAATCTCCACAGAAGTCAAAATTTAACTTCCCGTTTTACGTTGGATTTGGCATTCTCCTAACCGCCCTCATTTGGCTAATTCCAATTCATCGTGCCTGGCAACTGTCTAGCCAGGGGTTTCTGGCACTCAGTCAGGAGAAAGTCGAGATATTTGTCGATCGCTTAACTAGGGCACATCAACTGGTGCCCTGGGAACCCTATTACCTCTATCAGTTAGGTTGGAATCTCGGCGATCTTGCCTTGCGAACTAACGATCCTCGGCAACGACAACAGTTATTCAATGAGAGTATCGCTTGGCTGCAAAAAGGAAATACTATCTCGCCCTACCAAGAATTTGGCTATAGCAATCTCGGCTGGTTGTTGCTGCAAAGCGATCCGAAAGCTGCCAGTCAAGCATTTGCCCGTGCCGCACGACTGGTTCCTGCCAAACGCGGCGTGATGTTTGGATTGGGATTGAGTCTATTGGGGCAAAGAAAAGCCGATTTAGCAATAGAAGCCTTTTCTCTAGAAGGACTGCGCGATCCGTTATTTATTACCAGTCCCGTCTGGCGATCGCAAGGATTGCAACCTATCTATTCTCAAGTTCTCGATCGCATGGCAACCCGCTACCAGGAGTTGTTGCAAAAATATTCTCAATCGGAAGAAATGAACGCTTACTTACATCGCAGTCGCGGCGGGTTGTACTGGTGGCAAGGAAATTTAAAAGCTGCTCGCGCCGACTGGGAGGCATATAAAACGCCCCTCAGTCAAACAATCCTGGCGCTTGCCGAGGGAAAATCTCCCCAAGCAATTCTCTCCCAACCCCCTTCCTCTCCAGAAATGATGCTTATTCAAGCTTGGGCAAATCCTTCTCAAAGAGCCAATTTACTCCGACAGGCATGGATTCTTGCTACCAAAACCAAATTGCCTGCCGAGATAGAACGAAACTTGTTGGCGAGTATGGAACGTTCCGATCGTTTTGACCGATGGCTCAAACAAGATGCTCCAGTCTGGCAATATCGTCGCCAGCGATTGGGGTTTGGAGTCTTGAGTCGGCATATCGATGGCTCCATTCCGACTGACTTCTGGATAGTTGCCGATAACATTGCCATGACTACTTGGTTTGCCGAACTGCTGACCTCGCCAGTTTACATGCCAGAGCTAGACTTAGCCTTGCAGCCCTGGCAGGATGCTGTAATCAAAGAAATTTTGCCATAA
- a CDS encoding glycosyltransferase translates to MPKVSVCIPTYNRADFLTYSVNSVLQQTYPDFELIICDDGSSDNTSETVCQWRDSRIRYIRQPENVGRSRNMRSGFDTAAGEYFIKFDDDDGLTPEFLEKTVAILDSEPSVDFVCTNHWIIDRNGKRIESVTQENSARWGKDKLQRGVIPDLMWQTFYYQSLQVGSTLFRRACLQEVDYMRPEADGCEDFDLLVRLAIAGKQGYFLPEFLMEYRFHGGQTSLKQNLHFLKSKVFCIDSYQFPDENLERQRLVKLAQTKLDLGLRAIENGDPKEGRKLLQQSNQVLGRSRRATLGLFLSYLPFSLRQTAFQSFRQLRPKDYTEKVRKSVE, encoded by the coding sequence ATGCCTAAAGTTAGTGTCTGTATTCCTACTTACAATCGCGCCGACTTTCTGACTTATTCGGTTAATAGCGTTCTCCAACAAACCTATCCCGATTTTGAACTGATTATCTGCGATGATGGCTCTTCGGATAATACGTCGGAGACTGTATGTCAGTGGCGCGATTCGAGAATTCGCTATATCAGGCAACCTGAAAATGTTGGCAGAAGCCGAAATATGCGCTCTGGTTTCGATACGGCTGCGGGAGAGTATTTTATCAAGTTTGATGATGATGATGGGCTGACTCCTGAGTTTTTAGAGAAAACTGTCGCTATTTTAGATTCAGAACCTTCGGTAGATTTTGTTTGTACCAATCACTGGATTATCGATCGCAATGGCAAAAGAATTGAGTCGGTTACTCAGGAAAATTCTGCTAGGTGGGGAAAAGATAAACTACAACGGGGAGTAATCCCCGATTTGATGTGGCAAACTTTTTACTATCAAAGCTTGCAAGTCGGTTCGACTCTATTTCGTCGCGCTTGTTTGCAAGAAGTCGATTATATGCGTCCCGAAGCAGATGGTTGCGAAGATTTCGATCTGTTAGTCAGATTAGCGATCGCTGGAAAACAAGGCTATTTTTTACCAGAATTTTTAATGGAATATCGCTTCCATGGCGGACAAACTAGCTTAAAACAAAACCTTCATTTCTTAAAATCCAAGGTATTTTGTATCGATAGCTACCAATTTCCCGATGAAAACTTAGAACGACAGCGCCTTGTCAAATTAGCCCAGACCAAACTAGATTTAGGGTTAAGAGCGATCGAAAATGGAGACCCTAAAGAGGGACGAAAATTACTCCAACAATCCAATCAAGTATTAGGACGTTCTCGTCGGGCTACATTAGGTTTATTCTTATCTTATTTACCTTTCAGTTTGCGACAAACAGCTTTTC
- a CDS encoding Uma2 family endonuclease: MKILAKWSVEDYHRMIEAGVLRDRRLELLAGEIIEVSPETPLHYNTAKRGARYLEELLAGRAEVRFNGPITLSDSEPEPDIAIVRPPESRYDARHPNPEDIFFLVEVAQTSLKKDLELKKSIYAAAEIQEYWVLDLQSRKITVFREPQEGDYSLEQELSRGNLSPIAFPDIKVTVERLLT; encoded by the coding sequence ATGAAAATCCTAGCCAAATGGTCGGTCGAAGATTACCATCGAATGATTGAGGCAGGGGTTTTGCGCGATCGCCGCCTGGAGTTACTAGCTGGTGAGATTATTGAAGTGAGTCCAGAAACGCCCCTTCATTACAATACGGCAAAACGAGGAGCAAGATATCTGGAGGAATTGCTAGCTGGTAGAGCCGAAGTTCGCTTTAATGGACCGATAACTTTGTCCGATTCGGAACCCGAACCAGATATCGCCATTGTTAGACCGCCAGAATCGAGATACGACGCTCGCCATCCTAATCCAGAAGATATTTTTTTTCTCGTTGAGGTAGCTCAGACTAGCCTGAAAAAAGACTTGGAACTTAAGAAATCAATCTATGCTGCTGCTGAGATTCAAGAATATTGGGTTTTGGACTTACAAAGTAGAAAAATTACTGTATTTCGAGAACCACAAGAAGGTGACTATTCGCTCGAACAAGAATTGAGTCGAGGAAACCTTTCACCGATCGCTTTTCCAGATATTAAAGTAACAGTAGAAAGGCTCTTGACTTGA
- a CDS encoding ABC transporter ATP-binding protein, with protein sequence MGNRSNEPSSANPCAIATSQSPIFQMRDVSKTYQMGEVKVQALKSVTLDLYEGELVVLLGPSGSGKSTLLNILGGLDIPSGGQVKFRDWDLTKADDRALTYYRREYVGFVFQFYNLIPSLTALENVALVTEIATRPMRPREALGLVGLDERLNHFPAQLSGGEQQRVAIARAIVKRPQVLLCDEPTGALDFQTGKLVLEVLEKVNRELGTTTAVITHNAGIAAMADRVITMRSGEIIKIQCNETKKAPAQLEW encoded by the coding sequence ATGGGCAATCGCAGCAACGAGCCATCGAGCGCAAATCCTTGCGCGATCGCCACTTCCCAATCTCCCATCTTCCAAATGCGCGATGTTAGCAAGACCTATCAAATGGGAGAAGTGAAAGTTCAGGCACTTAAATCGGTTACTCTCGACCTTTATGAAGGAGAATTGGTCGTCTTACTCGGTCCTTCCGGAAGTGGAAAGTCAACTCTGTTGAATATTCTCGGAGGACTCGACATTCCTTCCGGGGGACAAGTAAAATTCCGCGACTGGGATCTCACTAAGGCAGACGATCGCGCCCTCACCTACTACCGCCGAGAATATGTGGGTTTTGTTTTCCAATTCTACAATTTAATTCCTAGTCTAACCGCATTAGAGAACGTCGCCCTCGTCACCGAAATTGCGACTCGTCCGATGCGCCCTAGAGAAGCGCTAGGATTAGTAGGACTCGACGAAAGACTAAATCACTTTCCCGCCCAACTATCAGGGGGAGAACAGCAAAGAGTTGCGATCGCTCGTGCCATTGTCAAACGTCCGCAAGTCTTATTGTGTGACGAACCGACAGGCGCATTAGACTTTCAGACAGGAAAGCTTGTCTTAGAAGTATTAGAGAAAGTCAATCGGGAATTGGGAACGACTACTGCGGTCATTACTCATAATGCCGGGATTGCAGCAATGGCAGATCGAGTGATTACTATGCGCAGCGGTGAAATAATTAAAATACAGTGCAACGAGACTAAGAAAGCGCCTGCCCAGTTAGAGTGGTAA
- a CDS encoding efflux RND transporter periplasmic adaptor subunit, with amino-acid sequence MKYLPQKLVYLIAGLGIATLVVFSFRPAPIRIDMATVKRGSLQVTVDSEGETRIRNRYVVSAPVAGRLARLNLKEGYKVNKGALIAQIDPLPLTAQVRESQARLREWQAERAGVATLRPKAAALAQAQARIRAAVAAERVAEAKVRQIEATLAQAKRDRDRAQQLHAQGAISRQEFENAELLEISRAKELEAAKREVDSAAAEVAAAQKELSILQAEQRDPDYLLDVYDARIASVRAELEKLADEAKRTEIRAPVDGYVLRVLQESARYVEAGTPLLEIGNPKDLEIVVDLLSSDAVNVKPGATMLIEHWGGEQALKAKVRYVEPSAFTKVSALGVEEQRVNVIADFVNPSIPLSDGYRVETRTVVWEGKNVLIVPLSALFRCDRQQNGSDSKAWCTFIVENNRARKREIEISQRSSFEAAIKRGLQVGEKVILHPTEQIQEGQRVESQ; translated from the coding sequence ATGAAGTACTTACCTCAAAAGCTTGTTTACCTGATTGCCGGACTCGGTATCGCTACCTTAGTCGTTTTCTCGTTCCGTCCCGCACCCATTCGGATTGATATGGCAACAGTCAAGCGCGGTTCTTTGCAAGTAACAGTAGATAGCGAGGGAGAAACCCGCATTCGCAACCGTTACGTAGTTTCTGCGCCCGTGGCAGGGCGGCTGGCTCGCCTTAACCTCAAAGAAGGGTATAAAGTAAATAAAGGCGCATTAATTGCCCAAATCGATCCCCTGCCTCTAACGGCTCAAGTCAGAGAATCTCAAGCACGGCTGCGGGAATGGCAGGCAGAACGCGCGGGAGTGGCAACCTTGCGACCGAAAGCGGCGGCGCTAGCTCAAGCCCAAGCACGCATCAGAGCGGCAGTGGCAGCCGAAAGAGTAGCAGAGGCGAAAGTAAGGCAAATTGAAGCGACACTGGCGCAGGCAAAACGCGATCGCGATCGCGCCCAACAATTACACGCTCAAGGCGCAATCTCCCGTCAAGAGTTTGAAAACGCAGAACTTTTAGAAATCTCCCGTGCTAAAGAATTGGAAGCAGCGAAACGAGAAGTTGACAGTGCAGCGGCAGAAGTCGCAGCCGCCCAAAAAGAACTCTCCATTCTGCAAGCAGAACAGCGCGATCCCGATTATTTGCTTGATGTCTACGATGCTCGCATTGCCAGCGTTCGCGCCGAACTAGAGAAGCTAGCCGATGAAGCCAAACGTACCGAAATTCGCGCTCCTGTTGATGGCTATGTCCTGCGAGTCCTTCAGGAAAGCGCTAGGTATGTAGAAGCAGGAACGCCTCTGTTGGAAATAGGCAATCCTAAAGACTTAGAGATCGTCGTCGATTTGCTCTCTAGCGATGCAGTAAATGTAAAACCTGGGGCAACGATGCTAATCGAACATTGGGGAGGAGAGCAAGCTTTAAAGGCTAAAGTACGATATGTAGAACCATCTGCTTTTACGAAGGTTTCAGCGCTTGGAGTTGAAGAACAACGGGTGAATGTGATAGCCGATTTTGTCAATCCTTCCATTCCCCTAAGCGATGGTTACCGAGTGGAGACGCGAACTGTGGTTTGGGAAGGAAAAAACGTACTAATCGTTCCTTTAAGCGCACTTTTTCGCTGTGATAGGCAACAGAATGGCTCGGATTCAAAGGCTTGGTGTACTTTTATCGTGGAAAACAACCGAGCCAGAAAACGCGAGATAGAAATTAGTCAGCGCAGTAGCTTTGAGGCAGCAATCAAACGGGGACTCCAAGTAGGAGAAAAAGTCATTCTCCATCCGACCGAGCAAATTCAGGAGGGACAAAGAGTAGAATCGCAGTGA
- a CDS encoding LCP family protein translates to MSAHNIERPVSVNGIKNASGKKFRASWLLIGLGLTGVALLSATAGAILAVSLSSTPLKQSKLSPEEAAVFNQEKTISYKNLNLPQLSRPVNILVMGTKVLTSDLEEHEKPQEDLGYHALVNSFKGLSDTMLLLRFDPENEKLTVLSIPRDTQARIEGYGVRKVNEANYYGGPALAAETVSELMGGVSIDRYVRVNIQGVEKLIDALGGVTVYVPKDMKYQDDSQHLYINLKKGKQHLNGEKAVQFLRFRYDQFGDISRVQRQQTFMRALVEQALKPQTLLKIPDILGVVQSHIDTNLTLEELAALAGYAAQTKRSNVQMVLLPGEFSGDGRKQVSYWLPSKRRIQQIATQYFDHTPENASEYGESEEVDPTSLRIAIQDSTDNPEAVRAIVRYLKEAGYRRVYVSDRWQEPLKVSRIVAQMGDDGGAAALHAQLGFGEVLVESTGSLASDITIQLGEDWQQLENSDSERSGSR, encoded by the coding sequence GTGTCAGCCCATAATATCGAGCGACCTGTGAGTGTTAATGGAATTAAAAATGCAAGTGGCAAAAAATTTCGAGCAAGTTGGTTATTAATTGGCTTAGGATTAACTGGCGTAGCATTGCTTTCGGCAACTGCTGGGGCAATTCTGGCTGTCTCTTTATCCTCAACGCCTTTAAAACAAAGCAAACTATCGCCAGAAGAAGCCGCCGTTTTCAACCAAGAGAAAACCATTTCCTACAAAAATTTGAACTTGCCGCAACTAAGTCGCCCGGTCAATATTTTAGTGATGGGGACTAAAGTTCTGACTTCCGATCTAGAAGAACACGAAAAGCCGCAGGAAGATTTAGGATATCACGCGCTCGTTAACTCTTTTAAAGGACTTTCCGACACCATGCTTTTGCTGCGATTCGATCCTGAAAACGAGAAATTGACCGTGCTTTCAATTCCTCGCGATACACAAGCGCGGATTGAAGGATACGGAGTGAGAAAAGTTAATGAAGCGAATTATTACGGCGGTCCCGCTTTGGCAGCAGAAACGGTAAGCGAACTCATGGGTGGAGTTTCGATCGATCGCTATGTGAGAGTTAATATCCAAGGGGTAGAAAAACTCATCGATGCTTTGGGAGGAGTGACGGTTTACGTTCCCAAAGATATGAAATATCAAGACGACAGCCAGCATCTCTATATCAATCTGAAAAAAGGAAAGCAGCACCTCAACGGAGAAAAAGCCGTTCAGTTTTTGCGTTTTCGCTACGACCAATTCGGAGATATTTCGCGAGTGCAGCGCCAGCAAACTTTTATGAGAGCGCTTGTCGAACAAGCACTCAAGCCGCAAACGTTGCTGAAGATACCAGACATACTTGGGGTCGTGCAATCCCATATCGATACCAATTTGACTCTAGAGGAACTAGCTGCCCTTGCGGGTTATGCCGCGCAAACAAAGCGCTCGAACGTGCAAATGGTTTTGCTACCCGGTGAGTTTAGCGGAGATGGCAGGAAACAAGTAAGCTACTGGCTGCCCAGCAAACGCCGCATTCAGCAAATCGCTACTCAGTATTTCGACCATACTCCTGAGAATGCTAGCGAGTACGGAGAATCTGAAGAGGTCGATCCGACGTCTTTGAGAATAGCGATTCAAGATAGTACCGATAATCCAGAGGCAGTACGAGCGATAGTTCGCTATCTCAAAGAAGCTGGCTATCGTAGAGTTTACGTCAGCGATCGCTGGCAAGAACCTTTGAAAGTTAGTCGCATCGTTGCTCAAATGGGAGATGATGGCGGTGCCGCAGCCCTTCACGCTCAATTGGGCTTTGGCGAAGTATTAGTGGAAAGTACGGGTTCTCTAGCCTCCGATATCACCATTCAATTGGGAGAAGATTGGCAACAGCTAGAAAATTCTGATTCCGAGCGATCGGGTAGTCGGTAG
- a CDS encoding ABC transporter permease, producing MYALDLKLLRELWHLRGQIIAIALVVACGIASFVLAMSAYNSLQLTQATYYDRYHFAQIFASLKRAPETLKTQITDISGVAQTQTRIVVDVTLDVPGLEEPATGRLISIPERRVSMLNDLFIRQGRYIERGRGNEVLVSEAFAEANQLNLGDTIGAIINGRWQKLRIVGIALSPEYVYEVRGAGELYPDNKRFGIIWMGREALGNAFDLDGAFNNVTLSLSPGAREIEVINRLDRLLERYGGLGAYGRKDQVSNRIISDEIRSLEVTATVVPSIFLAIAAFLLHVVLSRLVGTQREEIAVLKAFGYSNLAIGIHYLKFVFAIVSVGAIVGILVGLWLGNGLTRLYAEFFRFPILRYEVGSNLLITAILVSFTAAAIGAIVAVRRAIFLPPAEAMRPESPARFKPTIIERLGLQRLFSPASRIILRNLERKPIQAFLSMLGIAVAVAILVTGLYFQDAITYLMAVQFHTVQREDITVVFNQPCPARTRYEVAHLPGVIRSEPFRLVPVRLRFEHRTYRTALTGIDPRGEFRSLIDKNLYSVYLPADGVVLTAKLAEILGVTPGDTLTVEVLEESRPVRQVPVVGLVDELIGVQAYMDIDALNRLMREGQTISGAYLAVDPYLASQLYSRLKRIPAIASFSTREAIIRSFEEISGRNLRVFTSVLVIFACIITFSVIYNAARIALSERGRELASLRIIGFTRAEVAFILLGEQAILTLFAIPIGFGLGYGLAALMSFAYDSELYRLPLIITKSTYAFTFIIVIVAAFVSGLIIRRQSDRLDLIAVLKTKE from the coding sequence ATGTATGCCCTCGACCTGAAACTACTACGCGAACTCTGGCACTTGCGGGGTCAGATTATAGCAATAGCTCTGGTTGTCGCCTGTGGGATCGCTAGCTTTGTCCTAGCAATGAGTGCCTATAATTCCCTACAATTGACTCAAGCCACCTACTATGATCGCTATCATTTTGCCCAAATTTTTGCCTCCCTTAAACGCGCCCCAGAAACGCTCAAAACGCAAATTACAGACATTTCAGGAGTTGCTCAAACTCAAACGCGCATTGTTGTAGATGTCACCCTCGACGTTCCAGGTTTAGAAGAACCCGCGACGGGAAGACTGATTTCAATTCCAGAACGCCGCGTCTCCATGCTCAACGACTTGTTTATCCGCCAAGGACGCTACATTGAGCGGGGGCGAGGAAATGAGGTGCTAGTCAGCGAAGCCTTTGCCGAAGCCAACCAATTGAACTTAGGCGATACAATTGGTGCCATTATTAACGGTCGCTGGCAAAAGTTGCGGATTGTCGGGATCGCCCTTTCCCCAGAGTACGTTTACGAGGTGCGCGGGGCGGGAGAATTGTATCCCGATAACAAGCGTTTCGGAATTATTTGGATGGGACGAGAAGCATTGGGAAACGCTTTCGATCTGGATGGGGCATTCAATAATGTTACTCTCTCCTTGAGTCCGGGGGCGCGAGAAATTGAGGTCATCAATCGCTTGGATCGCTTATTAGAACGCTACGGGGGATTGGGGGCTTATGGACGCAAGGATCAGGTGTCTAACAGAATTATTTCTGATGAGATTAGAAGCCTGGAAGTCACCGCCACTGTTGTTCCTTCGATTTTTTTAGCGATCGCAGCTTTTCTCCTTCACGTCGTCCTCTCTCGTCTGGTAGGAACTCAAAGAGAAGAGATTGCCGTCCTCAAAGCCTTTGGCTATAGCAATCTCGCCATTGGCATTCACTATCTAAAATTTGTTTTTGCCATTGTCAGCGTCGGGGCTATTGTGGGTATATTGGTCGGTCTTTGGTTGGGCAACGGACTGACGCGACTTTATGCTGAATTTTTCCGCTTTCCCATTTTACGCTACGAAGTCGGCTCGAATTTACTCATAACTGCAATTTTAGTCAGTTTTACAGCCGCCGCGATCGGTGCAATTGTAGCAGTACGGCGGGCAATTTTCTTACCCCCAGCAGAAGCCATGCGCCCCGAATCCCCGGCTCGATTTAAACCGACAATAATTGAAAGGCTAGGACTACAGCGTCTTTTTTCGCCTGCAAGTCGCATTATTCTGCGCAACCTAGAACGCAAACCCATCCAGGCTTTTCTTTCTATGCTAGGGATTGCCGTAGCAGTGGCGATTCTAGTGACAGGGCTTTATTTCCAAGATGCCATAACTTATCTGATGGCGGTGCAATTCCACACTGTTCAGCGAGAGGATATAACCGTTGTCTTCAACCAACCCTGCCCCGCTCGGACTCGTTACGAAGTGGCTCATTTGCCTGGAGTTATCCGTTCCGAACCATTTCGCCTGGTGCCCGTGCGCCTGCGCTTCGAGCATCGCACCTATCGCACTGCCTTAACGGGAATCGATCCAAGAGGGGAATTTCGCAGCTTGATTGACAAGAATTTGTACTCGGTTTATCTGCCTGCCGATGGGGTGGTACTGACTGCGAAACTGGCAGAAATCCTCGGCGTGACTCCAGGAGATACTTTAACCGTCGAGGTATTAGAAGAAAGTCGTCCCGTGCGTCAAGTTCCGGTGGTGGGATTGGTGGACGAACTTATCGGCGTTCAAGCGTATATGGATATCGATGCTCTCAACCGACTGATGCGAGAAGGACAAACTATCTCTGGTGCTTATCTAGCCGTCGATCCGTACCTTGCGAGCCAGCTTTATTCTCGCCTAAAACGCATCCCCGCGATCGCAAGTTTTTCGACGCGCGAAGCAATTATTAGAAGTTTCGAGGAGATTAGCGGCAGGAATCTGCGCGTATTCACTTCAGTTCTGGTCATTTTTGCTTGCATTATTACCTTTAGCGTCATCTACAACGCGGCAAGAATCGCTCTCTCCGAACGGGGACGAGAATTAGCTAGTTTGCGCATTATCGGGTTTACTCGCGCTGAGGTTGCCTTTATTCTGCTAGGAGAACAAGCAATTCTCACGTTGTTTGCTATTCCCATTGGTTTTGGATTGGGATATGGATTGGCTGCTTTAATGTCTTTTGCCTATGATTCCGAGCTTTATCGTCTGCCTTTAATTATTACGAAATCTACCTATGCTTTTACTTTTATTATCGTCATAGTAGCGGCTTTTGTTTCTGGGTTAATTATTCGCAGACAGAGCGATCGCCTCGATTTAATTGCTGTTTTAAAAACTAAAGAGTAG